A region of Toxorhynchites rutilus septentrionalis strain SRP chromosome 1, ASM2978413v1, whole genome shotgun sequence DNA encodes the following proteins:
- the LOC129763572 gene encoding zinc finger protein 501-like isoform X6: MARRKVWICLCYHLRWDDPTHIKMEPELIIDDHELSDDCNTFETDSTADFEPIVQHIMGEKGEVSLILNDNPTDEGLMKYSIRLHSGERCYSCLLCSKAFKRRTTLKRHIKHTHTGERPHPCSHCTKAFKSHAALKRHIKHIHTGERSNLCPHCPKAFTEHTALKQHILTHTGERPFSCSHCAKSFKRRSTLKSHIRIHTGERPHLCPHCPKAFMQLAELKKHIRTHTGECPFSCLLCSKTFKRRTTLKRHIKHSHTGERPHLCPHCPKAFTEHTALKQHIRTHTGERPHLCPHCPKAFTEHTALKQHIRTHTGERPFPCSYCTKSFKQRSTLNNHVRTHTGERPHLCPHCPKAFMQLAGLKKHIRTHTGEFP; encoded by the exons GGACGATCCGACTCACATTAAAATGGAGCCAGAGTTAATTATTGATGACCACGAGCTGTCGGATGATTGTAACACTTTCGAGACAGATTCAACAGCGGACTTTGAGCCAATTGTACAGCATATCATGGGAGAAAAAGGAGAGGTTTCCCTCATTCTAAATGACAATCCGACGGATGAAGGATTGATGAAATATTCTATACGGTTACACTCGG GCGAGCGTTGCTATTCTTGTCTGCTTTGTTCTAAGGCGTTTAAGCGTCGTACAACGCTCAAAAGACATATTAAACATACTCATACTG gtgaacgtcctCATCCTTGTTCACATTGTACGAAGGCGTTTAAGTCTCATGCAGCACTCAAAAGACATATTAAACATATTCATACAG GTGAACGTTCCAATCtttgtccacattgtccgaaagCGTTTACGGAACATACAGCACTCAAACAGCACATTCTtactcatacgg gtgaacgtcctTTTTCTTGTTCACATTGTGCAAAGTCGTTTAAGCGACGTTCAACGCTCAAAAGTCATATACGTATTCACACGG gtgaacgtccccatttgtgtccacattgtccgaaagCGTTTATGCAACTTGCAGAGCTCAAGAagcacattcgaactcatacgg GTGAATGTCCCTTTTCTTGTCTGCTTTGTTCTAAAACGTTTAAGCGTCGTACAACGCTCAAAAGACATATTAAACATAGTCATACAG GTGAACGTCCCCATCtttgtccacattgtccgaaagCGTTTACGGAACATACAGCACTCAAACAGCACATTCGtactcatacgg GTGAACGTCCCCATCtttgtccacattgtccgaaagCGTTTACGGAACATACAGCACTCAAACAGCACATTCGtactcatacgg gtgaacgtcctTTTCCTTGTTCATATTGTACAAAGTCGTTTAAGCAACGTTCAACGCTCAACAATCATGTTCGtactcatacgg gtgaacgtccccatctttgtccacattgtccgaaagCGTTTATGCAACTAGCAGGGCTCAAAAAGCACATTagaactcatacgg GTGAATTTCCCTAG